AATCCCTTCTTTTCATTAAACATTAACTCCGATTTCCTCTTTTACCACTTTCTTTCCTACAATATCTCTTTCCGCAAGTTCACGATTTGATTCTAAAATAAGTGCAATTGCTTCTTTTAAATTTTCCCTGGCGTCATCCAATGTTTTACCCTGGGTATTGGCTCCAGGCAGTTCTTCCACATATCCGAGAAACCAATCTTCCGTTGTTTCAAAAACCGCCGTAAAATTATTTATCATTATTACACCGCCTTAATGCGCCCTAATTCTATCATAAAAACATTTCTGTGAAAAGGTGAGATTTTCGAGGAGGGGGCTGAAGCCGATTGATCTACATCCTCTCCGGAGCCGAAACTTTTAATAATTCTAACACATTGCGAAGTACTATTCGAGTGGCAGAAACAAGGGTAAGCCTAGAATACGAAAGCTTTCTATCTTCGGTTATCACTCTGCATTGATGATAAAAATTATGGAAGTTTTGCGCAAGATTTTTCGAATATTCGATCAATATATGAGGCTCGCGACGCTTTGCCGCAGCCAGGATCTCGTCCGGATAATCAAGCAGCTTCCTCATGAGTTTTCTTTCGGATCCGTGCGTTAGCTTCGATAGATTTGGAGCGCATTCATAAAAAGTTTTTTTATCATTGAATTCTTTTATTATGCTTGAGATCCTCGCATGGGCATATTGGACGTAATATACGGGATTGTCAGAGGCTTGCGCTTTTGCAAGTTCGAGATCAAAATTCAAATGCGAGTTGACCGATGTCATGGTCATAAAAAATCTTGTAGCATCACGCCCGACTTCGTCGACTACTTCATTTAAAGTCACCATGTCCCCGGTTCTCTTCGACATTCTGACAGGCTCTTTCCCGCGAAAGAGGGAAACAAGCTGTCCGATTATCACTTCGAATTTCGATACCTGTAGGCCAAGGGATTGGATCGCCGCTTTCAAACGAGGAATGTAGCCGTGGTGGTCCGCGCCCCATACATCTATCATATAGTCAAAACCTCTTTCATATTTGTCGGCATGATACGCAATATCGGCCGCAAAATATGTTGTTTCGCCATTCGCCCTGATCAAAACACGATTCTTATCATCGCCCAGCTCTTGGGATTTAAACCACAAGGCACCCTCTTCCTCAAAAGTCACACCATGCATTTTCAATTTCAAAATAGCATCTTTTACTTTATTGTTCTTATGGAGTGTTTCTTCGGAGAAGAATCGATCGAATTTGACACCAAGCTTCTCGAGTGATGCCTTCTGTTCATTAAGCATTATCTTTAATATTATTCTTCTGATGTCCTGCTTGCCCGCCGAAGCCGAGGCTATGGCGGGATCTTCTAATATCCTGTTTACATAATCTCCGCCATACCCACCCTCGGGGATCTCTGTACCATTGATACGCGCCTTGACCGATAGCTCCAGCTTATCTATTTGGTTGCCGACATCGTTCACATAAAATTCGCGCTCAACTGTATACCCGATAGCTTCTAGAAGGCTAGCAATATCGTCTCCGATCACCGCCCACCTGCCATGACCCACATGCAAAGGGCCGGTAGGATTGGCCGACACAAATTCTACAAGCACTTTTTGGTTCTGGCCAAAATTGGATCGTCCATATTGATGGTCTTTATCAATTATTTCAAATAGAATATCTTGCAGGAACTTTATGTTTAATTTGAAATTTATAAACCCGTTCCTGGCCGCTTCAACTTTTTCAAAGGTATTATTGGTAGATAGATCAGCGGCGATAAAAGACGCGATCTCAAAGATCGGTTTGTTGACAATGGGCGCCAACTTTAGCACTATATTTGTCGCAAAATCTCCGTAGCGTTCTTGAGGGATCGAAATGTCTACTTCGGGCAAAAGAGAGGGAGAAACAAGCTTTGATGCCGAATCTTTGACTAATTTAGCTAGTTTCTCCCTCATAATATTGAATATCCTTTCTTCGTATTAACCGCGAATTCATTCGCAGGTTAATTCTCTTTTGACTTATCGAAGCTGGATTTTACTTCATTGAATTTTTCTTTGCCTTTCTCAATTGCTTCGGATACTTTCTTTCTGGCATCTTCGCCTTTTTCTGGAGCAAAAAGAAGCCCTGCTACAAAACCTATTATCCCCCATCCCAATATCCCCTTTAACAGCTTGCCCACTATTTATCACCTTCCTTCATAATATCGATTGATTCTTTGACTTTATTTATTATATCAAGGTTCCCGATCTTCTTTTTTGCGATTTCAATGCCAGAAATAATAAAATCCATGATGCTTATCAAAAATGCCGCCGCTTTGATCTCTTTTTTGAGCCTGTTTGTAACAAACCGTATGTCAAGAAGAACTAAAACTCCAAGTATTGCAAGAACAATAAGCGCAATAAGTAGTATTATTCCGCAAAATTGAAGAGCCAAACCCATATATAAACTCATTTTTTACCTCCTTGCCTTAGGATATGATCCAAGCAGCTTATAGAAAGCGACTTTGCTCTCAATCATCCTAAGCGCCCTAGAAATGTCGATATCATCCCTGTGGCCTTCTAGGTCGACAAAGAAATAATAGTCGCCCAATTCTTTTTTTACGGGGCGGGATTCTATCTTTGTAAGATTTATGTCGCGCTCTGCAAATTCGGCTAACACATCGTGCAGACCTCCCGGCCTATCCTTGGGAAGAGTAAAAACTATTGATGTTTTGTCTTTTCCTGTTTTCTTATGGTCCTGTTTTGATAATATTACGAACCTCGTTTGGTTGTCCTTTGAATTAAGATCACGCGCTATTACCGATAAGCCA
This portion of the Candidatus Saganbacteria bacterium genome encodes:
- a CDS encoding type II toxin-antitoxin system HicB family antitoxin, translating into MINNFTAVFETTEDWFLGYVEELPGANTQGKTLDDARENLKEAIALILESNRELAERDIVGKKVVKEEIGVNV
- a CDS encoding arginine--tRNA ligase, coding for MREKLAKLVKDSASKLVSPSLLPEVDISIPQERYGDFATNIVLKLAPIVNKPIFEIASFIAADLSTNNTFEKVEAARNGFINFKLNIKFLQDILFEIIDKDHQYGRSNFGQNQKVLVEFVSANPTGPLHVGHGRWAVIGDDIASLLEAIGYTVEREFYVNDVGNQIDKLELSVKARINGTEIPEGGYGGDYVNRILEDPAIASASAGKQDIRRIILKIMLNEQKASLEKLGVKFDRFFSEETLHKNNKVKDAILKLKMHGVTFEEEGALWFKSQELGDDKNRVLIRANGETTYFAADIAYHADKYERGFDYMIDVWGADHHGYIPRLKAAIQSLGLQVSKFEVIIGQLVSLFRGKEPVRMSKRTGDMVTLNEVVDEVGRDATRFFMTMTSVNSHLNFDLELAKAQASDNPVYYVQYAHARISSIIKEFNDKKTFYECAPNLSKLTHGSERKLMRKLLDYPDEILAAAKRREPHILIEYSKNLAQNFHNFYHQCRVITEDRKLSYSRLTLVSATRIVLRNVLELLKVSAPERM
- a CDS encoding YtxH domain-containing protein encodes the protein MVGKLLKGILGWGIIGFVAGLLFAPEKGEDARKKVSEAIEKGKEKFNEVKSSFDKSKEN